The DNA sequence CCTCGTCCTGGGCCACGTTGCGCTGCTCCTGGTCGCGGTTCAGCTCGGCGGTGCGCACCAGGCTTTGGCGGCGGCCCCAGTCCACGAGCGGCAGGCTGAAGGCCAGGCTGACTTGCTGCTGGTTTTGCAGGCCCAGGTAGCTGGCGCTCAGGCGGTCGGCCTGGTTCACGTAGCCCAGGTTGGCCAGCAGCGTGGCCTGGAACCCGGTGGTGCCGCGGGCGTAGGCCACGTCGCGGGCCGCCAGCAGCAGCCGGCGCTGGAAGGCCAGGGGCGCGGCGCGGTGCTGGCGGGCCTGGGCCAGGGCCTCGGTGGGCACCACGGGCGGGGCTGGGGCGGGCACGGGCACGGCCAGCGCGGGGGCGGCCCCGGCCTGGGGCCCCGGCAGGCCGGCGTAGGCGGCCAGGGACACGGCGGCGTTTTCGGCATCGAGGCCGGCCTGGGTTTGGGCCTGCTGGGCGTTCAACAAATTCAGCTCCAGCTGGATAACGTCGCTCTGCGAGAGGCGGCCCAGGCGGTAGCGCTCCTGGCCCACGCGCAGTAGCTCGGCGGTGGCGCGGGCGTTTTGGGCGGCCACGGCGGCGTTCACCTGCTGCACCAGCACGTCGAAGTACAGCTCGGTGGCGCGCTGGGCCACGGTTTCGCGGTCTTCGGCAAACTGGCGCTGGCTCTCGCGGTAGCGCAGCGGCTCCACGGCCCGGGCCCAGCGCAACGGGTTGAAGTAGCCGATGGGCTGCGTCAGGCCCAGCGTAAAAGGCTGGTTGTTATACTGCTTGGTGTTCCCGTTGAAGTTATCGAACCGCTGCACCTGCGAGCCCAGTACCACCTGCCCACCCGTCAGGCCGATGTTCTGCGAGAGGGCCACGCCCAGCATCGAGTTGTTGATGCGCACCGACTGAAAGGAAGTAGTACCATCGGGCTGCACCACGGGCGCAATTACGCGGCTAAAATTAGGCAGCACCCCTTGCAGGCCCAGCTGCGGGCGGAAGCTGGCCTGGTAGGCGCGGTAGGCCCAGTAGCCGGTTTCGCGGTTGGTGCGCGCCTGCTGGCCCACGGCGGCGCGGCCCTGGGCCAGGGCCACCACGGCGGCCAGCGTCAGGCTGTCGGCGGGGCCCTGGGCGCGGGCGGGCACGAAGCCCAGAACGCTGATTATGAATAAATAGAAAAATTTCATCAGCAAGTTTGCTGTCAAATTATGGCGTACATCTTAGCTTCAAAAAGGCCGTCATGCGCTTCTTATTCAGTCGTGAAGCGCCAGCTCGGGCGTTTCCAAATGGTCTTTCATATCCGACACCACTACCTCGTCGCCGGCTTGCAGGCCGCTGGTTATCTGCACGTAATCGAAGTTGCTATCGCCGAAGCGCACCACTTTCCGCAGGGCCTTGCCGCCGCGCACCACGAACACTGCCTGCTCCTGCCCGCCCTGGTAGAAGGGTCCGTTTTTAATGCGCAGCACGTGCGGGTGGGCCCGGGTGATGACGAACACGTCGGCGCGCAGGTTGGCGCGTAGGGCGGGGGCGTGGTCGTTGGCCAGCTGGGCGTAGAAGG is a window from the Hymenobacter nivis genome containing:
- a CDS encoding TolC family protein; translated protein: MKFFYLFIISVLGFVPARAQGPADSLTLAAVVALAQGRAAVGQQARTNRETGYWAYRAYQASFRPQLGLQGVLPNFSRVIAPVVQPDGTTSFQSVRINNSMLGVALSQNIGLTGGQVVLGSQVQRFDNFNGNTKQYNNQPFTLGLTQPIGYFNPLRWARAVEPLRYRESQRQFAEDRETVAQRATELYFDVLVQQVNAAVAAQNARATAELLRVGQERYRLGRLSQSDVIQLELNLLNAQQAQTQAGLDAENAAVSLAAYAGLPGPQAGAAPALAVPVPAPAPPVVPTEALAQARQHRAAPLAFQRRLLLAARDVAYARGTTGFQATLLANLGYVNQADRLSASYLGLQNQQQVSLAFSLPLVDWGRRQSLVRTAELNRDQEQRNVAQDEATFAQTVLVQARQLGPLGQQVGLAARADALAQRRYAITRATYEAGRLSLTDLIIAQAAKDGARRGYILALRAGWVAHYRLRALTLYDFDRQVALSDDPS